Proteins encoded within one genomic window of Streptomyces sp. NBC_00523:
- a CDS encoding S41 family peptidase: MSDPGCRIGPRGLRRGAALTLVFAGVLATGAATGALPRGEAQEPPVHPRSVAATADRDEVAEAAADAVADGKSGTEAAEEVVSRSGDRWGAVYDEREYQEFEESLGGTYTGVGLAARRSADGQVAVARVQPGSPADRAGIRSGDLLRTIDGRRVDRLPVSDVVALLRGDRTGAKAGSTVSLGVRRGSATRTETLSRARLTVESVTVRRVGAQRSGPSGAVRIAVASFTKGSGAAVRDAVRDAPAGAGVLLDLRGNPGGLVTEAVTAASAFLDGGLVATYDVHGEQHALYAKPGGDTGRPVVVLVDGGTMSAAELVTGALQDRGRAVTVGSRTFGKGSVQMPSKLAGGSVAELTVGHYRTPAGHGVDGKGITPDLAVSARAQERAETVLSGLGGGS; the protein is encoded by the coding sequence ATGTCGGACCCCGGATGTCGCATCGGGCCCCGCGGTCTGCGCCGCGGGGCGGCCCTGACGCTGGTCTTCGCCGGCGTCCTCGCCACCGGGGCCGCGACCGGCGCGCTGCCCCGCGGCGAGGCGCAGGAACCCCCGGTGCACCCCCGGTCCGTCGCCGCCACCGCCGACCGCGACGAGGTGGCCGAGGCCGCCGCCGACGCGGTCGCCGACGGCAAGTCCGGTACGGAGGCGGCCGAGGAGGTCGTCAGCCGCAGCGGCGACCGCTGGGGCGCGGTCTACGACGAGCGCGAGTACCAGGAGTTCGAGGAGTCCCTCGGCGGCACGTACACCGGGGTCGGCCTCGCCGCCCGGCGCTCCGCCGACGGCCAGGTCGCCGTCGCCCGCGTCCAGCCCGGCAGCCCCGCCGACCGCGCGGGCATCCGCTCCGGCGACCTGCTCCGCACCATCGACGGCCGCCGCGTCGACCGGCTGCCCGTCTCCGACGTGGTGGCCCTGTTGCGCGGCGACCGCACCGGGGCGAAGGCCGGGAGCACGGTCAGCCTCGGCGTCCGCCGGGGGTCCGCCACCCGGACCGAGACGCTGAGCCGGGCCCGGCTGACGGTCGAATCGGTGACCGTGCGCCGGGTCGGGGCGCAGCGCTCGGGTCCGTCCGGGGCGGTGCGCATCGCGGTCGCCTCGTTCACCAAGGGCTCCGGGGCGGCCGTGCGCGACGCGGTCCGGGACGCGCCCGCGGGTGCCGGGGTGCTGCTGGACCTGCGGGGCAACCCGGGCGGACTGGTCACCGAGGCGGTCACCGCGGCCTCCGCCTTCCTGGACGGCGGCCTGGTCGCCACGTACGACGTGCACGGCGAGCAGCACGCCCTGTACGCGAAGCCGGGCGGCGACACCGGGCGCCCCGTCGTCGTGCTGGTCGACGGGGGGACGATGAGCGCGGCCGAGCTGGTGACGGGGGCGCTGCAGGACCGGGGCCGGGCGGTCACGGTCGGCTCGCGGACCTTCGGCAAGGGCTCGGTGCAGATGCCGAGCAAGCTCGCGGGCGGCTCGGTGGCCGAGCTGACCGTGGGCCACTACCGGACACCGGCGGGCCACGGGGTCGACGGCAAGGGCATCACACCGGACCTCGCGGTGAGCGCGCGGGCCCAGGAACGGGCCGAGACGGTATTGAGTGGCCTCGGGGGTGGGTCGTAG
- the ftsX gene encoding permease-like cell division protein FtsX encodes MRAQFVLSEIGVGLRRNLTMTFAVVVSVALSLALFGGALLMREQVSTMKDYWYDKVNVSIYLCGKGDAETVVQCAKGAVTKQQKDQIESDLNKMDVVEKVIYESSDEAYKHYQEEFGDSPMAGNITPDQMPESFRVKLHDPTKYKVVATAFAGRDGVQSVQDQRSILDNLFGLMNGMNVAALFVMALMLVIALMLIVNTVRVSAFSRRRETGIMRLVGASGFYIQAPFIMEAAFAGLIGGVLACVMLLAGRYFLIDGGLALKDKLNLIDFIGWDAVLTKLPLVLAIGLLMPAIAALFALRKYLKV; translated from the coding sequence ATGCGCGCCCAGTTCGTCCTGTCGGAGATCGGCGTCGGCCTCCGTCGCAACCTCACGATGACCTTCGCCGTCGTCGTCTCCGTCGCCCTCTCGCTCGCCCTGTTCGGCGGCGCGCTGCTCATGCGCGAGCAGGTCAGCACGATGAAGGACTACTGGTACGACAAGGTCAACGTCTCCATCTACCTCTGCGGCAAGGGCGACGCGGAGACGGTGGTCCAGTGCGCCAAGGGTGCGGTCACCAAGCAGCAGAAGGACCAGATCGAGAGCGATCTGAACAAGATGGACGTCGTGGAGAAGGTGATCTACGAGTCCTCCGACGAGGCGTACAAGCACTACCAGGAGGAGTTCGGCGACTCCCCGATGGCCGGGAACATCACGCCGGACCAGATGCCGGAGTCCTTCCGGGTCAAGCTCCACGACCCCACCAAGTACAAGGTCGTCGCGACCGCCTTCGCCGGGCGGGACGGGGTCCAGTCGGTCCAGGACCAGAGAAGCATCCTGGACAACCTCTTCGGACTGATGAACGGCATGAACGTCGCCGCGCTGTTCGTGATGGCGCTGATGCTGGTCATCGCGCTGATGCTGATCGTCAACACCGTGCGCGTCTCCGCGTTCAGCCGCCGCCGGGAGACCGGGATCATGCGGCTCGTCGGCGCCTCCGGCTTCTACATCCAGGCGCCGTTCATCATGGAGGCCGCCTTCGCCGGTCTGATCGGCGGTGTGCTGGCCTGCGTCATGCTGCTGGCCGGGCGCTACTTCCTGATCGACGGCGGTCTCGCGCTCAAGGACAAGCTGAACCTGATCGACTTCATCGGCTGGGACGCGGTCCTCACGAAGCTGCCGCTGGTGCTGGCGATCGGTCTGCTGATGCCCGCCATTGCCGCTCTCTTCGCGCTGCGCAAGTACCTGAAGGTGTGA
- the ftsE gene encoding cell division ATP-binding protein FtsE — translation MIRFDNVSKTYPKQSRPALRDVSLDIEKGEFVFLVGSSGSGKSTFMRLILREERASTGAVHVLGKDLARMSNWKVPHMRRQLGTVFQDFRLLPNKTVAQNVAFAQEVIGKPRGEIRKAVPQVLDLVGLGGKEDRMPGELSGGEQQRVAIARAFVNRPMMLIADEPTGNLDPQTSVGIMKLLDRINRTGTTVIMATHDQNIVDQMRKRVIELDKGRLVRDQARGVYGYQH, via the coding sequence GTGATCCGATTCGACAACGTCTCCAAGACCTACCCGAAGCAGAGCCGTCCCGCTCTCCGGGATGTGTCGCTCGACATCGAGAAGGGCGAGTTCGTCTTCCTGGTCGGCTCGTCCGGCTCCGGCAAGTCCACCTTCATGCGGCTCATCCTGCGCGAGGAGCGCGCCAGCACGGGCGCCGTGCACGTCCTGGGCAAGGACCTCGCGCGCATGTCCAACTGGAAGGTGCCGCACATGCGCCGCCAGCTGGGCACCGTCTTCCAGGACTTCCGCCTGCTGCCCAACAAGACCGTCGCGCAGAACGTGGCGTTCGCCCAGGAAGTGATCGGCAAGCCGCGCGGTGAGATCCGCAAGGCCGTGCCGCAGGTCCTCGACCTCGTCGGACTCGGCGGCAAGGAGGACCGGATGCCCGGCGAACTGTCGGGTGGTGAGCAGCAGCGCGTGGCGATCGCCCGGGCCTTCGTCAACCGGCCCATGATGCTGATCGCCGACGAGCCGACCGGCAACCTCGACCCGCAGACCTCCGTCGGCATCATGAAGCTGCTGGACCGGATCAACCGGACCGGCACCACCGTGATCATGGCGACTCACGACCAGAACATCGTCGACCAGATGCGCAAGCGCGTCATCGAGCTGGACAAGGGCCGTCTCGTACGCGACCAGGCGCGCGGCGTCTACGGCTACCAGCACTGA
- the prfB gene encoding peptide chain release factor 2, which translates to MAVVDISEELKSLSSTMGSIEAVLDLDALRGDIAVLEEQAAAPSLWDDPEAAQKITSKLSHLQAEVRKAEGLRSRIDDLEVLFELAEAEGDADALAEAETELESVRKALDEMEVRTLLSGEYDAREALVTIRAEAGGVDAADFAERLQRMYLRWAERHNYKTEVYETAYAEEAGIKSTTFAVEVPYAYGTLSVEQGTHRLVRVSPFDNQGRRQTSFAGVEVLPVVEQTDHVEIDESDLRVDVYRSSGPGGQGVNTTDSAVRLTHLPTGIVVSCQNERSQIQNKASAMNVLQAKLLERRRQEEQAKMNALKGDGGNSWGNQMRSYVLHPYQMVKDLRTEFEMGNPEAVFNGEIDGFIEAGIRWRKQNEK; encoded by the coding sequence GTGGCAGTCGTCGATATTTCCGAAGAGCTGAAGTCCCTCTCCTCGACCATGGGGTCGATCGAGGCCGTCCTGGACCTGGATGCGCTGAGGGGAGACATCGCCGTGCTCGAGGAGCAGGCGGCCGCCCCGTCCCTGTGGGACGACCCCGAGGCGGCGCAGAAGATCACCAGCAAGCTTTCCCACCTCCAGGCCGAGGTCCGCAAGGCCGAGGGCCTGCGCAGCCGGATCGACGACCTCGAAGTCCTCTTCGAGCTCGCCGAGGCCGAGGGCGACGCCGACGCGCTCGCCGAGGCGGAGACCGAGCTGGAGTCCGTCCGCAAGGCGCTGGACGAGATGGAGGTCCGCACCCTCCTCTCCGGCGAGTACGACGCCCGGGAGGCGCTGGTCACCATCCGCGCCGAGGCCGGCGGCGTCGACGCGGCGGACTTCGCCGAGCGGCTCCAGCGGATGTACCTGCGCTGGGCCGAGCGGCACAACTACAAGACCGAGGTCTACGAGACGGCGTACGCGGAAGAGGCCGGCATCAAGTCGACCACCTTCGCCGTCGAGGTGCCGTACGCCTACGGCACGCTCTCCGTCGAGCAGGGCACCCACCGCCTGGTGCGCGTCTCGCCGTTCGACAACCAGGGCCGCCGCCAGACCTCCTTCGCGGGCGTCGAGGTGCTGCCCGTGGTCGAGCAGACGGACCACGTCGAGATCGACGAGTCCGACCTGCGCGTCGACGTGTACCGCTCCTCCGGCCCCGGCGGCCAGGGCGTCAACACCACGGACTCCGCGGTGCGTCTGACCCACCTGCCGACCGGCATCGTCGTCTCCTGCCAGAACGAGCGCTCGCAGATCCAGAACAAGGCGTCCGCGATGAACGTCCTCCAGGCGAAGCTGCTCGAACGCCGCCGCCAGGAGGAGCAGGCCAAGATGAACGCCCTCAAGGGCGACGGCGGCAACTCCTGGGGCAACCAGATGCGCTCCTACGTCCTGCACCCGTACCAGATGGTCAAGGACCTGCGTACGGAGTTCGAGATGGGCAACCCGGAAGCGGTCTTCAACGGCGAGATCGACGGCTTCATCGAGGCCGGCATCCGCTGGCGCAAGCAGAACGAGAAGTAG
- a CDS encoding protein kinase domain-containing protein, which produces MARKIGSRYTAHQILGRGSAGTVWLGDGPEGPVAIKLLREDLASDQELVGRFVQERTALLGLDHPHVVAVRDLVVDGNDLALVMDLVRGTDLRTRLDRERRLAPEAAVAVVADVADGLAAAHAAGIVHRDVKPENILLDMEGPLGPGNAHPALLTDFGVAKLIDTPRRTRSTKIIGTPDYLAPEIVEGLPPRAAVDIYALATVLYELLAGFTPFGGGHPGAVLRRHVTETVVPLPGIPDELWQLLVQCLAKAPASRLRASELAARLREQLPHLAGIPPLDVDEPDEEPEAPQGYDEQQYTPSGDEPRRRGAVPLVPGSTPDSNRDTHTSMRVPAPDELSGGPRGTARAPRAPGRPRPGSARNKSAAVRKRRLTLGAAALVLVAGLGAAGWLALSGDDADPGPQDTRNSAPAQP; this is translated from the coding sequence TTGGCACGGAAAATCGGCAGCCGGTACACCGCCCACCAGATACTGGGGCGCGGCAGCGCCGGCACGGTGTGGCTCGGGGACGGCCCCGAGGGCCCCGTGGCCATCAAACTGCTCCGCGAGGACCTGGCGTCCGACCAGGAGCTCGTCGGCCGGTTCGTCCAGGAGCGCACCGCGCTCCTCGGCCTGGACCATCCGCACGTCGTCGCGGTCCGCGACCTCGTCGTGGACGGCAACGACCTCGCCCTCGTCATGGACCTGGTCCGGGGCACCGATCTGCGCACCCGGCTCGACCGCGAACGCCGGCTGGCCCCCGAGGCCGCCGTCGCCGTCGTCGCGGACGTCGCCGACGGCCTCGCCGCCGCGCACGCCGCCGGGATCGTCCACCGCGACGTCAAGCCCGAGAACATCCTGCTGGACATGGAGGGGCCGCTCGGCCCCGGCAACGCCCACCCCGCGCTGCTCACCGACTTCGGCGTCGCCAAGCTCATCGACACCCCGCGCCGGACCCGGTCCACCAAGATCATCGGCACGCCGGACTACCTGGCCCCCGAGATCGTCGAGGGCCTGCCGCCGCGCGCGGCCGTGGACATCTACGCCCTGGCCACGGTGCTGTACGAGCTCCTCGCGGGCTTCACGCCCTTCGGCGGCGGTCACCCCGGCGCGGTCCTGCGCCGCCATGTCACCGAGACCGTGGTCCCGCTCCCCGGCATCCCCGACGAGCTCTGGCAGCTGCTCGTCCAGTGCCTGGCCAAGGCCCCCGCCTCCCGGCTGCGCGCCTCGGAGCTGGCCGCCCGGCTGCGCGAGCAGCTGCCGCACCTGGCCGGCATCCCGCCGCTCGACGTGGACGAGCCGGACGAGGAGCCGGAGGCCCCGCAGGGCTACGACGAGCAGCAGTACACCCCGTCCGGCGACGAGCCCCGCAGGCGCGGCGCGGTCCCGCTGGTGCCCGGCTCGACCCCGGACTCCAACCGAGACACCCACACGAGCATGCGCGTCCCGGCCCCCGACGAGCTGTCCGGCGGCCCCCGGGGCACCGCCCGCGCCCCGCGCGCCCCCGGCCGGCCCCGCCCCGGCTCGGCGCGCAACAAGTCGGCCGCCGTCCGCAAGCGCCGCCTGACCCTGGGGGCCGCGGCCCTCGTGCTGGTGGCCGGACTCGGCGCGGCCGGCTGGCTCGCCCTGAGCGGCGACGACGCGGACCCGGGCCCGCAGGACACCAGGAACTCGGCCCCGGCACAGCCCTAG
- a CDS encoding serine/threonine-protein kinase encodes MRPVGSKYLLEEPLGRGATGTVWRASQREAAGAEAAVAGRPGETVAIKVLKEELANDADVVMRFLRERSVLLRLTHPNIVRTRDLVVEGDLLALVMDLIDGPDLHRYLRDNGPLTPVAAALLTAQIADALAASHADGVVHRDLKPANVLLADPDGAMRPMLTDFGIARLADSPGLTRTHEFVGTPAYVAPESAEGRPQTSAVDIYGAGILLYELVTGRPPFAGGTALEVLHRHLSEEPRRPSTVPEPLWTVIERCLSKDPDRRPSAENLARGLRTVAEGIGVHASAAQIAAADGVAALLAPDPAPTAVPEIPGAADPTQVLPSNAGSYDPNGVTSVLPHNGVPGGGSQADPTAVMPPVPPRPDGDPRPEDPHPWQSQLRAARDRNEQTQVQYLDPSEDPLRRRPQRRQQQPPQQPRDRQPGYQQPQQPQHQQYAQPQRQQQYQPQPQQQYQPPQRQQYQPQPQPYAPPQQPQQPQRAPREPRQRSANPMKIPGLGCLKGCLFTLVLLFVASWLIWELTPLKDWIGQGQSYWHAITDAVTTVKDWISELGGSSG; translated from the coding sequence GTGCGGCCGGTAGGCAGCAAGTACCTGCTCGAGGAGCCGCTGGGACGCGGCGCCACGGGCACCGTCTGGCGCGCCAGCCAGCGCGAGGCGGCGGGCGCCGAGGCGGCCGTGGCCGGCCGGCCCGGCGAGACCGTGGCGATCAAGGTCCTCAAGGAGGAGCTGGCCAACGACGCGGACGTGGTGATGCGGTTCCTGCGGGAACGCTCCGTCCTGTTGCGGCTGACTCACCCCAACATCGTGCGCACCCGCGACCTCGTGGTCGAGGGCGACCTCCTCGCCCTCGTCATGGACCTGATCGACGGCCCCGATCTGCACCGCTACCTGCGCGACAACGGCCCGCTCACCCCGGTCGCCGCCGCGCTGCTCACCGCGCAGATCGCCGACGCGCTCGCCGCCAGCCACGCCGACGGCGTCGTGCACCGCGACCTCAAGCCCGCCAACGTGCTGCTCGCCGACCCCGACGGCGCGATGCGCCCGATGCTCACCGACTTCGGCATCGCGCGCCTCGCCGACTCGCCGGGCCTGACCCGGACCCACGAGTTCGTCGGCACCCCCGCCTACGTGGCGCCGGAGTCCGCCGAGGGCCGCCCGCAGACCTCCGCCGTCGACATCTACGGCGCCGGCATCCTGCTGTACGAGCTGGTCACCGGCCGCCCGCCGTTCGCCGGCGGCACCGCGCTCGAAGTCCTGCACCGGCACCTCAGCGAGGAGCCGCGCCGCCCCAGCACCGTGCCCGAGCCCCTGTGGACGGTCATAGAGCGCTGCCTGAGCAAGGACCCGGACCGCAGGCCGAGCGCGGAGAACCTGGCCCGTGGCCTGCGTACCGTCGCCGAGGGCATCGGGGTCCACGCGAGCGCCGCGCAGATCGCCGCCGCCGACGGGGTCGCCGCGCTGCTCGCGCCCGACCCGGCGCCCACCGCCGTACCCGAGATCCCCGGCGCGGCCGACCCGACGCAGGTCCTGCCGAGCAACGCCGGCTCGTACGACCCGAACGGGGTCACCAGCGTCCTGCCGCACAACGGCGTGCCCGGTGGCGGCTCCCAGGCCGACCCGACCGCCGTCATGCCGCCCGTGCCGCCGCGTCCCGACGGCGACCCGCGCCCCGAGGACCCGCACCCCTGGCAGTCCCAACTCCGGGCCGCGCGCGACCGCAACGAGCAGACCCAGGTCCAGTACCTCGACCCGAGCGAGGACCCGCTGCGCCGCCGCCCGCAGCGCCGCCAGCAGCAGCCCCCGCAGCAGCCGCGCGACCGGCAGCCCGGATACCAGCAGCCGCAGCAGCCCCAGCACCAGCAGTACGCGCAGCCCCAGCGGCAGCAGCAGTACCAGCCGCAACCGCAGCAGCAGTACCAGCCGCCGCAGCGCCAGCAGTACCAGCCGCAGCCGCAGCCGTACGCGCCGCCGCAGCAGCCCCAGCAGCCGCAGCGCGCGCCCCGCGAGCCGAGGCAGCGCAGCGCCAACCCGATGAAGATCCCCGGGCTCGGCTGCCTCAAGGGCTGCCTGTTCACGCTGGTGCTGCTCTTCGTGGCGAGCTGGCTGATCTGGGAACTGACCCCGCTCAAGGACTGGATCGGCCAGGGCCAGAGCTACTGGCACGCGATCACCGACGCCGTGACCACGGTGAAGGACTGGATCTCCGAGCTGGGCGGCAGCAGCGGCTGA